Proteins from one Melospiza melodia melodia isolate bMelMel2 chromosome 18, bMelMel2.pri, whole genome shotgun sequence genomic window:
- the IGFALS gene encoding insulin-like growth factor-binding protein complex acid labile subunit: SRSPAGIPLLLPLALLLAAASQPPGGDPPKDGGDGEAPRCPSPCACSLDDYSEELNVFCSGRNLSRLPEDVPHNAKALWLDGNNFTVLPAAAFRNLSALDFLDLQSSQLGSVEQHAFHGLRSLYHLHLERNRLRHLAPHTFLHTQNLVSLSLNNNHFSKVEEGLFAGLSNLWYLNLGWNSLVVLPDKVFHDLPNLRELILAGNKLPYLQHQLFCSLTELKELDLSGNALKGIKINIFVKLQKLQKLYLNHNQINAIAPRAFMGMKSLRWLDLSHNRLVQLYEDTFLGLLSLHVLRLSTNSIAGLRPRTFKDLQFLEELQLGHNRIRGLAERSFEGLGQLEVLSLNNNQLQDIRAGAFLGLHNVAVMHLSANCIKVLPDFVFKGVTKLHSLHLEHSCVGRIRANTFSGLSSLRRLFLQHNSISLIEDQSFSDLHELLELDLKHNRLSHLSPRLFTGLSNLEYLFLSSNQLLDISQDTFSPLQRLFWLDLSHNQLETLDNSVISPLANLRYLSLRNNSLETFSVSFLCPPFSLEQLWLGGNNWHCNCSLKGLRDFSLQHPAVVPRFVQSVAEGDDSHVPIYTYNNLTCLQPPGLAGLDLRDTAQESFAHC; this comes from the coding sequence CCCGGCGGGGACCCCCCGAAGGACGGCGGGGACGGGGAGGCCCCGCGGTGCCCCAGCCCCTGCGCCTGCAGCCTGGACGATTACAGCGAGGAGCTGAACGTGTTCTGCAGCGGCCGCAACCTCAGCCGCCTGCCCGAGGACGTGCCCCACAACGCCAAAGCGCTGTGGCTGGACGGCAACAACTTCACGGTGCTGCCGGCCGCAGCCTTCAGGAATCTGTCAGCCCTGGATTTCCTGgacctgcagagcagccagctggGCTCCGTGGAGCAGCACGCCTTCCACGGGCTGCGCAGCCTCTACCACCTGCACCTGGAGCGCAACCGCCTCAGGCACCTGGCCCCACACACCTTCCTGCACACGCAGAACCTCGTGTCCCTCAGCCTCAACAACAACCACTTCAGCAAGGTGGAGGAAGGGCTCTTTGCTGGGCTCTCCAACCTCTGGTACCTCAACCTGGGCTGGAACTCGCTGGTGGTGCTGCCCGACAAGGTGTTCCACGACCTGCCCAACCTGAGGGAGCTGATCCTGGCTGGCAACAAGCTGCCCTACCTCCAGCACCAGCTCTTCTGCAGCCTCAccgagctgaaggagctggaccTGAGCGGGAACGCGCTCAAGGGCATCAAGATCAACATCTTTGTCAAGCTGCAGAAGCTGCAGAAGCTGTACCTGAACCACAACCAGATCAACGCCATCGCCCCCCGCGCCTTCATGGGCATGAAGTCGCTGCGGTGGCTGGACCTGTCCCACAACCGCCTGGTGCAGCTCTACGAGGACACCTTCCTGGGGCTGCTGAGCCTGCACGTGCTGCGCCTCTCCACCAACTCCATCGCCGGCCTGAGGCCCAGGACCTTCAAGGACCTGCAgttcctggaggagctgcagctgggccacaACCGGATCCGGGGCCTGGCCGAGAGGAGCTTCGAGGGGCTGGGCCAGCTGGAGGTGCTGAGCCTCAACAACAACCAGCTGCAGGACATCAGGGCCGGGGCTTTCCTGGGGCTGCACAACGTGGCTGTGATGCACTTGTCGGCCAACTGCATCAAGGTGCTGCCCGACTTTGTCTTCAAGGGGGTCACCAAGCTGCACAGCCTCCACCTGGAGCATAGCTGCGTGGGCAGGATCCGGGCCAACACCTTCTCGGGGCTCTCCAGCCTGCGGCGCCTCTTCCTGCAGCACAACAGCATCTCCCTGATCGAGGACCAGAGCTTCAGCGACCTGCACGAGCTCCTGGAGCTCGACCTGAAGCACAACAGGCTGAGCCACCTCTCGCCCCGGCTCTTCACGGGGCTGAGCAACCTGGAGTACCTCTTCCTCTCCTCCAACCAGCTCCTGGACATCTCCCAGGACACCTTCAGCCCTCTCCAGAGACTCTTCTGGCTCGACCTCTCCCACAACCAGCTGGAGACGCTGGACAACAGCGTCATCTCCCCCCTGGCCAACCTGCGGTACCTCAGCCTGAGGAACAACTCCCTGGAGACCTTCTCggtgtcctttctgtgccctcccttctccctggagcagctgtggctggggGGCAACAACTGGCACTGCAACTGCTCGCTGAAGGGGCTGCGGGACTTCTCGCTGCAGCACCCGGCCGTGGTGCCGCGCTTCGTGCAGTCGGTGGCCGAGGGCGACGACAGCCACGTCCCCATCTACACCTACAACAACCTCACCTGCCTGCAGCCGCCGGGCCTGGCGGGGCTGGACCTGCGGGACACTGCCCAGGAGAGCTTTGctcactgctga
- the NUBP2 gene encoding cytosolic Fe-S cluster assembly factor NUBP2 codes for MRGGNMEETAGDRANLAGVRHIVLVLSGKGGVGKSTLSTELALALRHAGKRVGILDVDLCGPSIPRMLRVQDSAVHQCDSGWVPVFVGQDKAIALMSIGFLLERPDDAVVWRGPKKNALIKQFVTDVAWGDLDFLIVDTPPGTSDEHISTVEALRPHQLLGAVLVTTPQAVSVGDVRRELTFCRKAGLHILGIVENMSGFVCPHCSECTNIFSKGGGEELAKHAGVPFLGCVPLDPQLSQSLEEGRDFIQEFPKSSAFPALTHIAQQILDTSQRSS; via the exons ATGCGGGGAGGCAACATGGAGGAGACGGCCGGGG ACAGAGCCAACCTGGCCGGGGTGCGGCACATCGTGCTGGTGCTGTCGGGGAAGGGCGGCGTTGGGAAGAGCACCCTGTCCACCGAGCTGGCCCTGGCTCTGCGGCACGCTGGCAAGAGG GTGGGCATCCTGGACGTGGACCTGTGTGGCCCCAGCATCCCACGCATGCTGAGGGTGCAGGACAGCGCTGTGCACCAGTGTGACAGTGGCTGGGTGCCCGTGTTCGTGGGCCAGGACAAGGCCATCGCCCTCATGTCCATCGGGTTCCTGCTGGAGCGCCCCGACGACGCCGTGGTCTGGAGGGGACCCAAGAAAAACG CTTTGATCAAGCAGTTTGTCACCGATGTGGCCTGGGGGGATCTGGATTTCCTCATTGTGGACACACCACCAGGCACATCTGATGAGCACATCTCCACCGTGGAGGCCCTGAGGCCCCACCAGCTGCTGGGGGCAGTGCTGGTCACAACCCCTCAG GCTGTGTCCGTGGGGGACGTGAGGCGCGAGCTGACGTTCTGCAGGAAGGCAGGGCTGCACATCCTCGGCATCGTGGAGAACATGAGCGGCTTCGTGTGCCCCCACTGCTCT gAATGCACAAACATCTTCTCCAAAGGGGGAGGCGAGGAGCTGGCCAAGCACGCCGGGGTGCCCTTCCTGG gCTGTGTCCCTCTGGACCCCCAGCTCAGCCAGAGCTTGGAAGAAGGCAGAGACTTCATCCAAGAGTTTCCCAAGAGCTCTGCCTTCCCTGCCCTGACTCACATTGCCCAGCAGATCTTGGATACATCGCAGAGGAGCTCCTGA